One genomic segment of Deltaproteobacteria bacterium includes these proteins:
- a CDS encoding TonB-dependent receptor, translating into MLDSKSAYTFLFAFFISFALEISSGAEAQIGAQNVSVQASPSAVTSGQSILETIHVLGASRFDLTQPTAPTRVSKKKLEALQTTNVGEALRSAPGVYIREEDGHGLRPNIGMRGTNPDRSKKIVLLQDGVLAGPAPYSAPAAYYTPSMFHTSSLDVMSGFTSVHHGPNSIGGAINYLTPDLPDFAVTSLGPVGSAFDHAFDFSYGSFETAKLKAVTRGALESVWGKAIAYHLQVAGIQSKGFKVLDGGGETGFTQGDIYGKFRLGKPLTFSFGLANENSKETYLGLSEADFGLSPYRRYRASAADEMIWNHWRVQADHETSFENGMTAIASVYHRRFRRDWYRLDRFRGATAPSLRETLNNPSGNPLFYEILRGADSSTVGSDGQLQVFSNDRSYQSEGVQLRLVGEIGGDSEDYSGGDSSLAGQDGVGTSSATRGARIRHSYQGMVRLHRDRIDRDHTYDFYEMAQGQLNRTATPTQRDRLNSEEAMALLVSGQDDISMGPWVLTAVGRIESVGFKFVDKLTGAEKVRSDFVVVPGAGLLRTFGEDFSARFSANRAVTVTGLDISGSENREEAMNYELGFRYFAGERDLQAEVTFFYNDYANLTGTCTASSGCASAALDSQISGGKALITGVEARVAEGIQLGKMWLPMELGVTILSATFQNSFTPSTPADWGAGPVATGDPLPYVPTAQYRASVGAEWKTLSQELQVTYQSKTFDQSAASGRVEIPAFGTVDYSASTKVADKQTVKLKLDNILGREYAVGARPFGLRPGKPFSITLGYLLHF; encoded by the coding sequence ATGTTAGATTCTAAATCCGCTTATACTTTTCTTTTTGCATTCTTTATTTCCTTTGCTTTGGAGATCTCTTCAGGCGCTGAGGCGCAGATCGGCGCGCAAAATGTTTCAGTTCAGGCATCACCATCGGCAGTGACCTCGGGCCAATCGATTCTCGAAACGATTCATGTGCTTGGTGCTTCACGATTTGACTTGACTCAACCCACGGCCCCGACGCGCGTCTCGAAAAAGAAGCTTGAAGCTCTTCAGACGACGAACGTTGGCGAAGCTTTGAGGTCCGCACCCGGCGTTTACATCCGAGAAGAAGATGGCCACGGCCTAAGGCCAAACATCGGTATGCGCGGAACTAATCCTGATCGTTCGAAAAAAATCGTCCTTTTGCAGGATGGGGTTCTCGCCGGTCCTGCGCCGTACTCTGCTCCGGCTGCCTACTACACACCGTCGATGTTTCACACGTCTTCACTGGATGTGATGAGTGGCTTTACGTCGGTCCATCATGGACCGAATTCCATCGGTGGCGCGATCAATTATCTGACTCCTGATTTGCCAGATTTTGCTGTAACGAGCCTCGGTCCTGTCGGTTCGGCGTTCGATCATGCTTTTGATTTTTCTTATGGCTCGTTCGAAACCGCAAAGTTGAAAGCAGTGACTCGTGGAGCGCTTGAAAGTGTCTGGGGTAAGGCCATCGCGTACCACTTGCAAGTTGCAGGAATTCAGTCGAAGGGTTTTAAAGTTCTAGATGGCGGCGGTGAAACCGGCTTCACGCAAGGTGATATTTACGGGAAGTTTCGACTAGGGAAGCCACTGACCTTTTCATTTGGCTTAGCTAATGAAAATTCAAAGGAAACTTATTTAGGCTTATCCGAGGCCGATTTCGGATTGTCGCCCTATCGCCGTTACCGTGCATCGGCAGCGGATGAAATGATTTGGAATCATTGGCGCGTACAAGCCGACCATGAAACCAGTTTTGAAAATGGCATGACTGCGATCGCCTCTGTTTATCATCGTCGGTTCCGAAGAGACTGGTACCGACTGGATCGTTTTCGCGGCGCTACAGCGCCGAGTTTGCGCGAGACGCTCAACAATCCGTCGGGGAATCCCTTGTTTTACGAAATCTTGCGTGGGGCCGATTCATCGACCGTGGGAAGCGACGGTCAGTTGCAAGTTTTTAGCAATGATCGCAGCTATCAGTCCGAAGGCGTGCAGCTTCGACTTGTCGGAGAAATCGGTGGGGATTCCGAAGACTATTCTGGTGGAGATTCCAGTCTTGCGGGCCAGGACGGTGTCGGCACCTCTAGTGCCACTCGCGGCGCGCGAATCAGGCATTCCTACCAAGGGATGGTGCGCCTTCATCGCGATCGCATCGACCGCGATCACACATATGACTTTTATGAAATGGCGCAAGGCCAGTTAAATCGGACTGCGACGCCGACTCAGCGAGATCGTTTGAACAGTGAAGAGGCGATGGCGCTGTTAGTTAGTGGTCAAGATGATATTTCGATGGGGCCTTGGGTATTGACCGCTGTTGGCCGCATTGAAAGCGTCGGATTTAAATTTGTCGACAAACTAACGGGCGCAGAAAAAGTTCGGTCAGATTTCGTTGTCGTTCCGGGGGCAGGTCTTCTTCGAACGTTTGGTGAAGATTTTTCTGCGCGTTTCAGCGCCAACCGCGCTGTTACGGTCACAGGTCTTGATATTTCTGGATCGGAAAATCGAGAAGAAGCCATGAACTATGAATTGGGTTTTCGATATTTTGCTGGGGAGCGCGATCTTCAGGCGGAAGTGACTTTCTTTTACAATGATTATGCGAATCTCACTGGCACCTGCACGGCTTCTTCCGGGTGCGCGTCTGCGGCCTTGGATTCACAAATCAGCGGCGGTAAAGCACTGATCACGGGTGTTGAGGCGCGTGTGGCTGAAGGTATTCAGCTAGGTAAAATGTGGTTACCGATGGAACTTGGTGTGACGATATTGTCAGCGACTTTTCAAAACAGTTTCACTCCTTCGACTCCTGCGGATTGGGGCGCTGGGCCCGTCGCTACTGGCGATCCGTTGCCTTACGTTCCAACGGCCCAGTATCGCGCAAGCGTCGGCGCTGAATGGAAAACGTTGAGCCAAGAACTCCAAGTGACTTATCAGTCCAAAACTTTTGATCAGAGTGCAGCGAGTGGCCGAGTCGAAATCCCTGCCTTCGGTACTGTCGATTATTCAGCAAGTACGAAAGTTGCCGACAAACAAACCGTAAAACTGAAACTCGATAACATTCTGGGCCGCGAGTACGCCGTCGGTGCGCGCCCCTTCGGTCTCCGCCCCGGCAAACCGTTTTCCATCACCCTGGGGTACCTCCTACATTTTTGA
- a CDS encoding sterol desaturase family protein, whose translation MSLFGFSQSNVFGELLDRALTPLDDPGSRLFYVNILASFVIATLYFLFFANRPEPGARGRRRFWRNRLGLRWRYWWNRSSKVDYQLLMLNSVLKVVLFIPLLSFGFEVSQTTIACLLKVFGDFQGIQPTTLKLGFFTLAVFVWDDFLRFFHHFFMHRVSWLWPFHVAHHSARVLTPMTLYRTHPLEAGLATLRNGLSLGVATGFFLFLFDGHFHVLTFFGVNLLGQLFNFFGSNLRHSQVPVSFGILEWIFISPAQHQIHHSKADEDFDRNFGVSLAIWDRIVGTLVLSRERRSKQASGQMRYGVSGPYSGQFVQLVFGPILNIVSTGFQVLSNTSKRWTAPWNLGQKYSQKINQLSFEARNTQRDK comes from the coding sequence GTGTCGCTATTTGGATTTTCCCAGTCGAACGTTTTCGGTGAACTTTTGGACCGGGCCTTAACGCCGTTAGATGACCCTGGATCACGGCTTTTTTACGTCAATATCTTGGCTTCATTTGTCATCGCTACTCTTTACTTCCTATTTTTCGCAAACAGGCCTGAGCCCGGAGCGCGTGGAAGAAGGCGTTTTTGGCGAAATCGCCTGGGGCTTCGATGGCGGTACTGGTGGAATCGCTCTTCGAAAGTAGACTATCAGCTCTTGATGTTGAATTCCGTGCTGAAAGTCGTCTTGTTCATTCCGCTTCTGAGTTTCGGATTTGAAGTTTCGCAAACGACGATCGCGTGCTTGTTGAAAGTTTTCGGTGATTTTCAAGGCATCCAGCCAACGACTCTGAAGTTAGGTTTTTTTACTTTGGCAGTTTTTGTTTGGGATGACTTCCTTCGATTTTTTCACCACTTTTTCATGCACCGGGTTTCCTGGCTGTGGCCCTTTCATGTGGCTCATCATTCGGCGCGGGTTCTGACGCCGATGACACTCTACCGAACACACCCGCTAGAGGCTGGCCTCGCGACCTTGCGCAACGGGCTTAGCTTAGGAGTGGCGACAGGCTTCTTTCTCTTTCTCTTCGATGGGCATTTTCACGTTCTCACGTTTTTTGGTGTGAATCTTTTAGGTCAGCTGTTTAATTTTTTCGGATCCAATCTTCGGCACTCACAAGTGCCAGTGAGTTTCGGTATTTTAGAGTGGATTTTTATCAGTCCTGCCCAACACCAAATACATCATTCAAAAGCTGATGAGGATTTTGACCGGAACTTCGGTGTATCGCTTGCGATTTGGGACCGAATTGTCGGAACACTTGTGTTATCTCGAGAGCGACGTTCGAAACAGGCATCCGGTCAGATGCGATATGGCGTCTCTGGCCCGTACTCGGGACAGTTTGTCCAGCTGGTATTTGGGCCCATTCTCAATATCGTATCAACCGGGTTTCAGGTGCTTTCCAACACGTCGAAGCGGTGGACGGCACCGTGGAATCTAGGCCAAAAATATAGCCAGAAGATTAACCAATTAAGTTTTGAAGCACGCAACACTCAACGGGACAAATAA
- a CDS encoding extracellular solute-binding protein, giving the protein MSKFFVNLSLSLYGLAASTFAFTTLALSSAAQAELTIYTDRPTIRVQSVANDFTAMTGEKVVIVELAYPKILERLKLEGAASPVDVLFVKDIVYLADLANGGFFQSMVSPSLVTDVPQYMRDPKNLWTAVTTRGRTIVYDSTRVKATELSSYEDLAEAKWAGRLCLRTSNSAYNEALVGGLIETRGAAKAKQIVEGWVANLAVDPLAGDTAVLEAIANGVCDVGITNTYYLGQMLAKNPAFPVRAHFVDQAVAGLSGGVLGNGTGAGVAATSKQSVLATKFIELLLTDKFQLEMTNAQFDYPAKLGLMPATLVKDWGAIRFNEANWTAVGSRAMEAKALMQAVGYK; this is encoded by the coding sequence ATGTCTAAATTTTTCGTCAATCTCTCTCTTTCTTTGTACGGGTTAGCGGCATCAACGTTTGCGTTTACGACATTGGCCCTGTCCTCTGCCGCGCAAGCAGAGCTTACCATCTATACCGATCGCCCTACGATTCGCGTTCAGTCGGTAGCGAACGACTTCACAGCGATGACAGGTGAAAAGGTTGTGATCGTTGAGCTTGCCTACCCTAAAATCCTAGAGCGCTTGAAGCTTGAAGGTGCAGCCTCGCCAGTGGATGTCTTGTTCGTAAAAGACATCGTCTACTTAGCTGACTTAGCAAACGGTGGATTCTTCCAGTCGATGGTTTCGCCATCATTGGTAACCGATGTACCGCAATACATGCGCGATCCAAAAAACCTTTGGACAGCGGTTACGACTCGCGGCCGAACGATTGTTTACGACTCAACACGAGTCAAAGCGACCGAGCTTTCGAGCTATGAAGATTTGGCCGAGGCCAAATGGGCCGGGCGTCTTTGCCTTCGTACATCGAACTCGGCCTATAACGAGGCCCTCGTCGGTGGACTGATCGAAACTCGCGGTGCTGCGAAAGCAAAACAAATTGTTGAGGGTTGGGTCGCGAATCTCGCGGTCGACCCTTTGGCTGGTGATACAGCGGTTTTGGAAGCGATCGCAAACGGGGTCTGTGACGTTGGAATTACGAACACTTATTATCTGGGACAGATGCTAGCGAAGAACCCTGCGTTTCCAGTGCGCGCTCACTTTGTCGACCAAGCAGTTGCTGGTCTAAGCGGTGGAGTGCTTGGCAACGGGACAGGCGCCGGCGTTGCCGCAACGTCGAAGCAATCTGTACTTGCAACGAAGTTCATCGAGCTTCTTTTGACTGATAAGTTCCAATTGGAAATGACCAATGCACAATTTGATTATCCTGCGAAGCTTGGACTGATGCCGGCAACACTTGTAAAAGATTGGGGAGCGATTCGCTTTAATGAAGCCAATTGGACGGCGGTGGGTTCCCGCGCTATGGAAGCGAAAGCCTTGATGCAGGCAGTTGGGTACAAGTGA
- a CDS encoding transposase has protein sequence MRKARPIHPEIPYHLCARTNERVNFGPPLEIVWTCMENYLHFLHFVYGVKIHSFVLMPNHFHMIATFPLANFGAAMNYFMRETSREISRAAGRENHLYGTRVYRSALSSFRYFTHAYKYVYRNPVEAGLAMRVEYYSFSTLQSLLGLKHGMTPLEEDTLLFDDVEFQLNWLNRRPDVENRKAVKNGLRKPKFELALNRKNRRPNELETGWY, from the coding sequence ATGAGAAAAGCTCGGCCAATTCATCCTGAAATTCCCTACCACCTTTGCGCACGCACAAATGAGCGAGTCAACTTCGGTCCGCCGCTCGAGATTGTCTGGACCTGCATGGAAAACTACCTTCACTTTTTACATTTTGTTTATGGCGTAAAAATTCACTCATTTGTTTTGATGCCGAATCACTTTCACATGATCGCAACTTTCCCTTTGGCGAACTTCGGAGCGGCAATGAACTACTTCATGCGCGAAACAAGTCGTGAAATTTCGCGTGCGGCTGGCCGAGAAAATCATCTTTATGGAACGCGTGTTTATCGCTCGGCACTATCTTCGTTTCGGTACTTCACGCATGCCTACAAATACGTCTATCGAAATCCAGTGGAAGCGGGGCTGGCGATGAGAGTAGAGTATTACTCTTTTTCAACGCTTCAGAGTCTTCTTGGTCTTAAACATGGGATGACCCCGCTAGAAGAGGACACTTTGCTGTTTGATGATGTTGAATTTCAATTGAATTGGCTTAATCGCCGCCCGGATGTTGAAAACCGAAAGGCCGTAAAAAATGGATTGCGAAAGCCGAAGTTTGAATTGGCATTGAATCGAAAAAACCGACGTCCTAATGAACTTGAGACAGGTTGGTATTAA
- a CDS encoding energy transducer TonB, protein MLPMVQRSADAELGTSRSMFLSILLHGLLIVGLFAFDGLTSMPWRQLGAERSAPQFLEVEMLSSQQDSQKSVQMKPPEAVSVPNPDVQKQPDVISSEQAVTEQSNPAGSATANTNSGGANSDGASVTTASAVKLADAEMVYLNDLRQLLESKKEYPIAARRMGHRGRVVVRFVLERDGRVRKAEIVQGSQSEILNRAARGLIGRLHDVKPFPKEVALTEWAVVVPIEYQM, encoded by the coding sequence ATGCTTCCGATGGTTCAGCGATCTGCAGACGCCGAATTAGGAACGTCGAGGTCGATGTTTCTTTCGATTTTGCTGCACGGACTTTTGATTGTTGGCCTATTTGCGTTTGATGGTTTGACCTCCATGCCCTGGCGCCAGTTAGGAGCAGAAAGATCCGCTCCTCAGTTTCTCGAAGTCGAGATGTTATCTAGCCAACAGGACTCTCAAAAGTCTGTGCAAATGAAGCCGCCAGAAGCGGTGTCGGTTCCAAACCCAGATGTTCAAAAGCAGCCAGATGTGATCTCGTCTGAGCAAGCTGTCACCGAACAAAGTAATCCGGCAGGAAGCGCGACTGCGAACACTAACTCTGGCGGGGCAAATTCTGATGGCGCTTCCGTTACTACTGCTTCGGCGGTGAAGCTTGCTGATGCGGAAATGGTTTATCTGAACGACTTGCGCCAGCTTCTGGAATCGAAAAAAGAATACCCAATCGCTGCTAGGCGCATGGGCCATCGCGGTCGGGTGGTTGTTCGATTTGTGTTAGAGCGCGACGGTCGCGTACGCAAAGCGGAAATTGTTCAAGGCAGCCAATCAGAAATTTTGAATCGTGCGGCTCGCGGTCTGATCGGGCGCCTTCATGATGTGAAACCCTTCCCAAAAGAAGTCGCACTAACTGAATGGGCCGTCGTCGTTCCTATCGAATATCAGATGTGA